AACCCGAAGCACATCCCGGGGGCGAAGGTGGTGGCGGCGTTCAAGGGGGGCAGCGCGGACATCGAGTCGAGCGCGTCGCGCGTGGACGGCTACGCGAAGGAGCTTCAGGAGAAGTGGGGCGTCAAGATTTTCGACACCATCGAGGAGATGTGCGCCCAGGTGGACGTGGTGATGCTGGAGAGCGTGGACGGGCGGCCGCATCTGGAGCAGGTCCGGCCCGTGTTCGCCGCGAAGAAGCCGGTGTTCATTGACAAGCCCGTGGCCGGGTCCCTCAAGGACGCCGTGGAAATCTTCCGGCTGGCGAAGGAGTCGGGCGTGCCCTGCTTCACCGCGTCGTCCTACCGCTTCTACCAGTCGCTGAAGGACGCCATGAAGGCGGACATCGGCCCGGTGAAGAGCTGCATCTCCATCGGGCCGTGCCATTTGGAAGAGCACCACCCCGACCTGTTCTGGTACGGGGTGCACGCCACCGAGGCGCTGTTCACCGTCATGGGCGCGGGCTGCGTCTCCGTGACGCGGACCACGTCGGCGGACACGGAGGTGGTCACGGGCCTGTGGGCCGACGGCCGGGTCGGCGTGCTCTACGGCATCCGCACCAGCGGCACGCCGCACAAGGTGGTCATCTTCGGCGAGAAGGGCGTCAGTGAGCAGGAGAACAGCGGCGACTACGCCAACCTCGTC
Above is a window of Candidatus Hydrogenedentota bacterium DNA encoding:
- a CDS encoding Gfo/Idh/MocA family oxidoreductase yields the protein MRHLVLFSMSAVLAAGGAAAADLRVGMIGLDTSHVIAFTQLLNDPDNPKHIPGAKVVAAFKGGSADIESSASRVDGYAKELQEKWGVKIFDTIEEMCAQVDVVMLESVDGRPHLEQVRPVFAAKKPVFIDKPVAGSLKDAVEIFRLAKESGVPCFTASSYRFYQSLKDAMKADIGPVKSCISIGPCHLEEHHPDLFWYGVHATEALFTVMGAGCVSVTRTTSADTEVVTGLWADGRVGVLYGIRTSGTPHKVVIFGEKGVSEQENSGDYANLVVEVVKFFQTGVAPVSPEETLNLFAFMEAADESKRRGGAVVSIEEVMAAAGK